The following coding sequences are from one Panicum hallii strain FIL2 chromosome 5, PHallii_v3.1, whole genome shotgun sequence window:
- the LOC112894872 gene encoding pathogen-related protein-like isoform X2, which produces MDSSGGDPYRSHLAGDGEKDTVWRHGAPPTYDAVNALFEAERTQEWPAGSLEEVVQNAVKTWEMELSHKARLSDFKSVSPGRFTLSVNGGRARGGEETLAVGSYNALLAGSPLLAAAGAYDAAAETFASSHDLFRAAFPRGFAWEVLRVYSGPPVIAFKFRHWGHMEGPYKGRAATGEKVEFHGVAVLKVDEQLRAEDVEVYYDPGELLGGLLKGPKVESSEEDRGEVALAERLGEAAAVSASGADPPPRACPFLSTGKPE; this is translated from the exons ATGGACTCCTCCGGCGGCGACCCGTACAGGTCTCACctggccggcgacggcgagaaGGACACCGTGTGGCGCCACGGCGCGCCGCCGACGTACGACGCTGTGAACGCCCTCTTCGAGGCCGAGCGCACGCAG GAGTGGCCGGCGGGCTCGCTGGAGGAGGTGGTGCAGAACGCGGTGAAGACGTGGGAGATGGAGCTGTCGCACAAGGCGCGGCTGTCGGACTTCAAGTCGGTGAGCCCGGGGCGCTTCACCCTCTCCGTGAacggcggccgcgcgcggggcGGGGAGGAGACGCTGGCCGTGGGCAGCTACAACGCGCTGCTGGCCGGCAGCCCGCTCctggcggccgcgggcgcgtACGACGCCGCGGCCGAGACGTTCGCGTCCTCGCACGACCTGTTCCGCGCCGCGTTCCCGCGCGGGTTCGCGTGGGAGGTGCTCAGGGTGTACTCCGGCCCGCCGGTGATCGCCTTCAAGTTCCGGCACTGGGGGCACATGGAGGGGCCCTACAAGGGCCGCGCCGCCACCGGCGAGAAGGTCGAGTTCCACGGCGTCGCCGTCCTCAAG GTGGACGAGCAGCTGCGGGCGGAGGACGTGGAGGTGTACTACGACCCGGGCGAGCTTTTGGGTGGCCTCCTCAAGGGCCCCAAAGTGGAGTCGTCCGAGGAGGATCGCGGCGAGGTGGCGCTCGCCGAGAGGCTCGGCGAGGCCGCTGCCGTGTCGGCGTCAGGTGCCGACCCGCCACCGCGAGCCTGCCCTTTTCTCAGCACCGGGAAGCCGGAGTGA
- the LOC112894872 gene encoding pathogen-related protein-like isoform X1: protein MDSSGGDPYRSHLAGDGEKDTVWRHGAPPTYDAVNALFEAERTQEWPAGSLEEVVQNAVKTWEMELSHKARLSDFKSVSPGRFTLSVNGGRARGGEETLAVGSYNALLAGSPLLAAAGAYDAAAETFASSHDLFRAAFPRGFAWEVLRVYSGPPVIAFKFRHWGHMEGPYKGRAATGEKVEFHGVAVLKNSSKGLKAKVDSVSFQPPVANLLLCA, encoded by the exons ATGGACTCCTCCGGCGGCGACCCGTACAGGTCTCACctggccggcgacggcgagaaGGACACCGTGTGGCGCCACGGCGCGCCGCCGACGTACGACGCTGTGAACGCCCTCTTCGAGGCCGAGCGCACGCAG GAGTGGCCGGCGGGCTCGCTGGAGGAGGTGGTGCAGAACGCGGTGAAGACGTGGGAGATGGAGCTGTCGCACAAGGCGCGGCTGTCGGACTTCAAGTCGGTGAGCCCGGGGCGCTTCACCCTCTCCGTGAacggcggccgcgcgcggggcGGGGAGGAGACGCTGGCCGTGGGCAGCTACAACGCGCTGCTGGCCGGCAGCCCGCTCctggcggccgcgggcgcgtACGACGCCGCGGCCGAGACGTTCGCGTCCTCGCACGACCTGTTCCGCGCCGCGTTCCCGCGCGGGTTCGCGTGGGAGGTGCTCAGGGTGTACTCCGGCCCGCCGGTGATCGCCTTCAAGTTCCGGCACTGGGGGCACATGGAGGGGCCCTACAAGGGCCGCGCCGCCACCGGCGAGAAGGTCGAGTTCCACGGCGTCGCCGTCCTCAAG AATTCAAGCAAAGGATTAAAAGCCAAAGTTGACAGTGTCAGTTTTCAGCCGCCTGTCGCTAACCTGCTACTGTGCGCGTAG